The Eleginops maclovinus isolate JMC-PN-2008 ecotype Puerto Natales chromosome 3, JC_Emac_rtc_rv5, whole genome shotgun sequence genome includes a region encoding these proteins:
- the ccne2 gene encoding G1/S-specific cyclin-E2 isoform X1, giving the protein MNGKPFKLRKRAINILNTMSRRSGRITLQVRDSNALEPTVKAPLKKRKSEPSKKKLQPAAKKQSYEIQKCWSEDGASPCLLIETPHKELEPADPSSFKQYRFKNLFIKASPIPRLSWASSDDVWIKMLNKELKYVHDKSYLQRHPKLQPKMRAILLDWLLEVCEVYSLHRQTAYLAQDFFDRFMLTQENVNKDYLQLIGITALFIASKIEEIYPPKILDFAYVTDGACDFWDIQRTELHILKALNWNLCPETPISWLKLYAQVEAQTDGENFLVPQFSQEMYIQITQLLDLCMLDINSLDYSYSVLAAAAFCHFSSFDVVHKVSGLTWDAVAPCVRWMSHFMDTLRTQAKPQLKNFPKVKPDARHNIQTHVAYLDLLRKSLDRLDSLDCQLSPVALGMALTPPSSTEKPANH; this is encoded by the exons ATGAACGGAAAGCCGTTTAAACTAAGAAAAC GAGCCATAAATATACTGAACACAATGTCCAGACGCAG CGGTCGCATCACTTTGCAAGTCAGAGACTCAAACGCACTCGAGCCGACGGTCAAAGCCCCCCTGAAGAAAAGGAAATCAGAG CCCTCAAAGAAAAAACTACAACCTGCTGCCAAAAAACAGAGCTATGAaatccag AAGTGTTGGTCTGAGGACGGAGCGAGCCCCTGCCTCCTCATCGAGACGCCGCACAAAGAGCTGGAGCCCGCAGACCCGTCCAGCTTCAAGCAGTATCGCTTCAAGAACCTCTTCATCAAGGCCTCCCCCATCCCCCGCCTCag ctgGGCCAGCTCTGACGACGTTTGGATCAAAATGCTCAACAAGGAGCTGAAGTACGTCCACGACAAAAGCTACCTGCAGAGACACCCCAAGCTGCAGCCCAAGATGAGAGCCATCCTGCTGGACTGGCTGCTGGAG gtGTGTGAGGTGTACTCGCTCCACCGGCAGACGGCCTACCTGGCTCAGGATTTCTTCGACCGCTTCATGCTGACTCAGGAGAATGTGAACAAAGATTACCTGCAGCTCATCGGCATCACCGCGCTCTTCATCGCCTCCAAGATCGAG GAAATCTACCCTCCTAAAATCTTGGACTTCGCCTACGTCACGGACGGAGCGTGTGATTTCTGGGACATCCAGCGCACTGAGCTGCACATACTGAAG GCGTTGAACTGGAACCTGTGTCCGGAGACGCCGATCTCCTGGCTGAAGCTGTACGCTCAGGTGGAGGCGCAGACGGACGGCGAGAACTTCCTGGTGCCGCAGTTCTCTCAGGAAATGTACATCCAGATCACACAG CTGTTGGACCTCTGCATGCTGGACATCAACTCTCTGGACTACAGCTACAGCGTTCTCGCCGCTGCCGCCTTCTGCCACTTCTCCTCGTTCGACGTTGTTCATAAAGTCTCAG gCCTGACGTGGGACGCCGTGGCTCCGTGTGTGCGGTGGATGAGTCACTTCATGGACACGCTGCGGACTCAAGCCAAACCTCAACTGAAGAACTTCCCCAAAGTGAAGCCCGACGCCCGGCACAACATCCAGACACACGTCGCCTACCTCGACCTGCTG AGGAAATCCCTGGACCGACTCGACAGCCTGGACTGTCAGCTGTCGCCCGTTGCTTTGGGAATGGCGTTGACTCCGCCCAGCAGCACAGAGAAGCCGGCCAATCACTGA
- the tp53inp1 gene encoding tumor protein p53-inducible nuclear protein 1 produces the protein MFQRFASALFGEEEQPSRGSEPGDGNEDEEEEEEEDWILVNYLAEARSVNLPGSSAAPQEEEEEEEEEDEGDLVMVPSPRASPPIRYASCTSLNSMAETDGGAEEEEEEEEEEEEEGGFHRLDTCSLEESWFVTPPPCFTGRGSHLESSPLENLLIEHPSMSVYGPRRLSLDPRPRLLDVELLPPPAITSSRGGEKGRRSLDGQRHRPEVAVVPRRSSLHSACYAAALSARAGLLQQRAGNPSQPLSRNALRRLNLLRPPKANHVHLHQPSQRHLNF, from the exons ATGTTCCAGAGGTTCGCCAGTGCTCTGTTCGGGGAAGAGGAGCAGCCGAGCCGAGGCAGCGAGCCCGGAGACGGCAAtgaagacgaagaggaggaggaggaggaggactggaTCCTGGTCAACTACCTGG CTGAAGCGCGCAGTGTGAACCTCCCCGgatcctctgctgctcctcaggaggaggaggaggaggaggaggaagaggatgaggggGACCTCGTGATGGTTCCCTCCCCCAGGGCCAGCCCTCCCATCCGCTACGCCTCCTGCACCTCCCTAAACTCCATGGCTGAGACGGACGGCggtgctgaggaggaggaggaggaggaggaggaagaagaggaggagggggggttcCACCGCCTGGACACCTGCTCCCTGGAGGAGAGCTGGTTCGTCACCCCCCCGCCCTGCTTCACGGGTCGCGGCAGCCACCTGGAGTCAAGCCCCCTGGAGAACCTGCTGATCGAGCACCCCAGCATGTCGGTATACGGCCCCCGCCGCCTCAGCCTAGATCCCCGGCCCCGCCTGCTGGACGTGGAACTGCTGCCCCCCCCCGCCATCACCTCCTCCAGGGGGGGGGAGAAGGGCCGACGCTCCCTGGACGGCCAGCGCCACAG gCCGGAGGTGGCGGTTGTCCCTCGGCGCTCCAGCCTCCACTCGGCCTGCTACGCCGCGGCTCTCTCCGCCCGCGCTGGCCTCCTGCAGCAGCGCGCCGGTAACCCCTCCCAGCCGCTGTCCCGCAACGCCCTGCGCCGCCTCAACCTGCTGCGCCCCCCCAAGGCCAACCACGTGCACCTGCACCAGCCCAGCCAGAGACACCTCAACTTctga
- the ccne2 gene encoding G1/S-specific cyclin-E2 isoform X2, whose translation MNGKPFKLRKRAINILNTMSRRSGRITLQVRDSNALEPTVKAPLKKRKSEPSKKKLQPAAKKQSYEIQCWSEDGASPCLLIETPHKELEPADPSSFKQYRFKNLFIKASPIPRLSWASSDDVWIKMLNKELKYVHDKSYLQRHPKLQPKMRAILLDWLLEVCEVYSLHRQTAYLAQDFFDRFMLTQENVNKDYLQLIGITALFIASKIEEIYPPKILDFAYVTDGACDFWDIQRTELHILKALNWNLCPETPISWLKLYAQVEAQTDGENFLVPQFSQEMYIQITQLLDLCMLDINSLDYSYSVLAAAAFCHFSSFDVVHKVSGLTWDAVAPCVRWMSHFMDTLRTQAKPQLKNFPKVKPDARHNIQTHVAYLDLLRKSLDRLDSLDCQLSPVALGMALTPPSSTEKPANH comes from the exons ATGAACGGAAAGCCGTTTAAACTAAGAAAAC GAGCCATAAATATACTGAACACAATGTCCAGACGCAG CGGTCGCATCACTTTGCAAGTCAGAGACTCAAACGCACTCGAGCCGACGGTCAAAGCCCCCCTGAAGAAAAGGAAATCAGAG CCCTCAAAGAAAAAACTACAACCTGCTGCCAAAAAACAGAGCTATGAaatccag TGTTGGTCTGAGGACGGAGCGAGCCCCTGCCTCCTCATCGAGACGCCGCACAAAGAGCTGGAGCCCGCAGACCCGTCCAGCTTCAAGCAGTATCGCTTCAAGAACCTCTTCATCAAGGCCTCCCCCATCCCCCGCCTCag ctgGGCCAGCTCTGACGACGTTTGGATCAAAATGCTCAACAAGGAGCTGAAGTACGTCCACGACAAAAGCTACCTGCAGAGACACCCCAAGCTGCAGCCCAAGATGAGAGCCATCCTGCTGGACTGGCTGCTGGAG gtGTGTGAGGTGTACTCGCTCCACCGGCAGACGGCCTACCTGGCTCAGGATTTCTTCGACCGCTTCATGCTGACTCAGGAGAATGTGAACAAAGATTACCTGCAGCTCATCGGCATCACCGCGCTCTTCATCGCCTCCAAGATCGAG GAAATCTACCCTCCTAAAATCTTGGACTTCGCCTACGTCACGGACGGAGCGTGTGATTTCTGGGACATCCAGCGCACTGAGCTGCACATACTGAAG GCGTTGAACTGGAACCTGTGTCCGGAGACGCCGATCTCCTGGCTGAAGCTGTACGCTCAGGTGGAGGCGCAGACGGACGGCGAGAACTTCCTGGTGCCGCAGTTCTCTCAGGAAATGTACATCCAGATCACACAG CTGTTGGACCTCTGCATGCTGGACATCAACTCTCTGGACTACAGCTACAGCGTTCTCGCCGCTGCCGCCTTCTGCCACTTCTCCTCGTTCGACGTTGTTCATAAAGTCTCAG gCCTGACGTGGGACGCCGTGGCTCCGTGTGTGCGGTGGATGAGTCACTTCATGGACACGCTGCGGACTCAAGCCAAACCTCAACTGAAGAACTTCCCCAAAGTGAAGCCCGACGCCCGGCACAACATCCAGACACACGTCGCCTACCTCGACCTGCTG AGGAAATCCCTGGACCGACTCGACAGCCTGGACTGTCAGCTGTCGCCCGTTGCTTTGGGAATGGCGTTGACTCCGCCCAGCAGCACAGAGAAGCCGGCCAATCACTGA
- the ccne2 gene encoding G1/S-specific cyclin-E2 isoform X3: MSRRSGRITLQVRDSNALEPTVKAPLKKRKSEPSKKKLQPAAKKQSYEIQKCWSEDGASPCLLIETPHKELEPADPSSFKQYRFKNLFIKASPIPRLSWASSDDVWIKMLNKELKYVHDKSYLQRHPKLQPKMRAILLDWLLEVCEVYSLHRQTAYLAQDFFDRFMLTQENVNKDYLQLIGITALFIASKIEEIYPPKILDFAYVTDGACDFWDIQRTELHILKALNWNLCPETPISWLKLYAQVEAQTDGENFLVPQFSQEMYIQITQLLDLCMLDINSLDYSYSVLAAAAFCHFSSFDVVHKVSGLTWDAVAPCVRWMSHFMDTLRTQAKPQLKNFPKVKPDARHNIQTHVAYLDLLRKSLDRLDSLDCQLSPVALGMALTPPSSTEKPANH; this comes from the exons ATGTCCAGACGCAG CGGTCGCATCACTTTGCAAGTCAGAGACTCAAACGCACTCGAGCCGACGGTCAAAGCCCCCCTGAAGAAAAGGAAATCAGAG CCCTCAAAGAAAAAACTACAACCTGCTGCCAAAAAACAGAGCTATGAaatccag AAGTGTTGGTCTGAGGACGGAGCGAGCCCCTGCCTCCTCATCGAGACGCCGCACAAAGAGCTGGAGCCCGCAGACCCGTCCAGCTTCAAGCAGTATCGCTTCAAGAACCTCTTCATCAAGGCCTCCCCCATCCCCCGCCTCag ctgGGCCAGCTCTGACGACGTTTGGATCAAAATGCTCAACAAGGAGCTGAAGTACGTCCACGACAAAAGCTACCTGCAGAGACACCCCAAGCTGCAGCCCAAGATGAGAGCCATCCTGCTGGACTGGCTGCTGGAG gtGTGTGAGGTGTACTCGCTCCACCGGCAGACGGCCTACCTGGCTCAGGATTTCTTCGACCGCTTCATGCTGACTCAGGAGAATGTGAACAAAGATTACCTGCAGCTCATCGGCATCACCGCGCTCTTCATCGCCTCCAAGATCGAG GAAATCTACCCTCCTAAAATCTTGGACTTCGCCTACGTCACGGACGGAGCGTGTGATTTCTGGGACATCCAGCGCACTGAGCTGCACATACTGAAG GCGTTGAACTGGAACCTGTGTCCGGAGACGCCGATCTCCTGGCTGAAGCTGTACGCTCAGGTGGAGGCGCAGACGGACGGCGAGAACTTCCTGGTGCCGCAGTTCTCTCAGGAAATGTACATCCAGATCACACAG CTGTTGGACCTCTGCATGCTGGACATCAACTCTCTGGACTACAGCTACAGCGTTCTCGCCGCTGCCGCCTTCTGCCACTTCTCCTCGTTCGACGTTGTTCATAAAGTCTCAG gCCTGACGTGGGACGCCGTGGCTCCGTGTGTGCGGTGGATGAGTCACTTCATGGACACGCTGCGGACTCAAGCCAAACCTCAACTGAAGAACTTCCCCAAAGTGAAGCCCGACGCCCGGCACAACATCCAGACACACGTCGCCTACCTCGACCTGCTG AGGAAATCCCTGGACCGACTCGACAGCCTGGACTGTCAGCTGTCGCCCGTTGCTTTGGGAATGGCGTTGACTCCGCCCAGCAGCACAGAGAAGCCGGCCAATCACTGA